atttcttttttaagcaatattttattttagtttgtacgaaaaatttgaaagttgTTTTTATACAAATCGGGATCCAAATTTTATCTTAGAACAACGTATTCACGTCAaggaaatttttgaaaaaatcgcaCAAATAAAGGTAAGATAAAGTTTTGTATTTATAAGactataacaaatttattttttagtataatatattttgtgatCGCATCATAATCGTATTCTCCTCAAAACAAGAcggttgtttttcttttgaagatcttttagattttttttcagttaTGTCAGATAAATGTCCAGTTCAGGTTAAAGCTAGATGGGCCTATAAATTATTCGGTAAActtaatttatgttaattctTTCTGtaatcaaaattcttttttcttcagattttaataatcaaaaagaaataaatcctGATGATATAAGAGTGTTAATCAAAAGATTAACAAGTTCTAATAGTGATCAAAAACTTTCTGATGATGATgtggaaaatattttacaagtGGTAATACAGTTTATGATACGGTGTTCCTAAATTATGTATGGGTCataaatttagattatttttgaGCTCAACATTCGTCATCAAGTTAGACATCCACTTCACACAGCCACTCATTAGTGACACATAAATAATCAATTGAGGTGAtagcacaaaataaaaatacaaaaagttgACACAAATTTGGCCacaatagttttaatttaggaACACCTGCGCGAAAGATCTAGATTGTTAAAGaccaaaaaataatgttttagaTTATGAGTAAGATGGATGTTGAAGATAACAATTCAATTGGCTGTCATGAATTCGaacatgttttaaaaaatttaagtcaTTTTGAAAGCGCCTTTACTTGTGAACCATAATAACGggtgtttaataaataataatttagagtTTAGAGAGAAACAACTCAACCTtaaaattgtgataaaaattgtacccCTCTGGTTTTTTATTGATTGAATAAccgatatttatttttaacaatgttTGACTATAGGTTTTTATTAGATACAGAGTtatagatatttattattttctatttgaCTATttcatgttattttaaattttttgcagcACTAGGCATGTATCTATATTTGTTAAAAGGtgttttattgatatttatattttataataaattagaaattaatttattgtttaaaaaacgaCCACAAAAAACGATAACAAAACAggatacacaaaaaaatattgacaaaataCATAAAACATATCACGAGGTTATCTTTTATATGCAATATCGCTGTAAGGCGAGTAAGTTCCAGTTAAAGCACGAGCAGGTAAAGATGGGGATATAACAGTTCTTCGATAAGAAGTTGGTAGAACTGAAGGACTCTTGTATTTTACATAATATTGTGGGAATGTCAAATATGTactgaaacaaaaataaattaaattattcaaagtttccaattaatttttttaacaaaccttGTAGGATCTGTTGGACATTGATATGAGTAGTCAGCAGATTTAAAGTAACGCATAGCATGCAATCTTCCACTATGATCCTTATATTGATCCCTATGTTGTTGGGCAGCCTAAAAAAcggttattaaaataaatcaaaacgttatttttgaaatactttATAAAAGTCGTCCACTTCTTGTTGTCTTCCAGCATCAAGCATTGAATAAATTGGGCGAGGCATACGGAGTACTTGATCCCAGTTAGTTCCTTTTCCAGCTATTGCAATATCCGGTCTTGGGCTGTACGGGGTGTTCATAAATCCCCATTCGTAAGGGGGCatctaaaattacaaaaaagctattaagaaataactttttatgttAGATTAAAAGcaaacttgaaattttgataaattttcatttcgaTAGTTTTGGAAATGACCGATATTCGATGAACCGTACAAAGACCCATATCCTGTTTTTATCGGTGGTGTGGCCCCCATAAACACAGGTTGCAATGCCGGCGGAAAATAAGTTGCCTTCATATCTGATAGTTTTATATCCCCCATTTTTGTGGAATGCAGAAAatactaattaattttaaaagaatttagagtaaaaaattagaatttagatttaaaattttataagtgtgacaaattaattttgatagatataaataaatgaaaattaaattatatccTAGATACtatgtacaaaaaatttttttggttactgtactatataaaaaaaatatttttttaaaaatcattttaaaacaataattaattaaacataaaatttatttttattgttttcgatgtactaaaaaaaaaactattaatttacattactattaattaattaaattaaaaata
This genomic stretch from Onthophagus taurus isolate NC chromosome 7, IU_Otau_3.0, whole genome shotgun sequence harbors:
- the LOC111422881 gene encoding ciliary microtubule inner protein 2C; the encoded protein is MGDIKLSDMKATYFPPALQPVFMGATPPIKTGYGSLYGSSNIGHFQNYRNENLSKFQMPPYEWGFMNTPYSPRPDIAIAGKGTNWDQVLRMPRPIYSMLDAGRQQEVDDFYKAAQQHRDQYKDHSGRLHAMRYFKSADYSYQCPTDPTSTYLTFPQYYVKYKSPSVLPTSYRRTVISPSLPARALTGTYSPYSDIAYKR